The following proteins are co-located in the Pleurocapsa minor HA4230-MV1 genome:
- a CDS encoding phosphoglucomutase/phosphomannomutase family protein codes for MSFTVNPIKFGTDGWRGVIAADFTFERVAMLAPLAAQVLADNYGDIANNRTVIVGYDRRFMAEDFAKLTATVIQEAGFDVLLSECFAPTPAFSWAAKAHHALGAIVLTASHNPASYLGLKVKSAFGGSVPPEITEQIEAKLGQSLPTADRPGKLEMFDPWASYCQGLQQKVDIAAIKNAILAERLKVYVDVMHGAAATGLERLLGCPVEEINSDRDPLFGGGAPEPLPKYLPDFFQALKAGEQDYPNSLRVGLVFDGDSDRIAGADAAGNFLSSQVLIPILIEHLAERKGFTGEIVKTVSGSDLIPRLAKSYGRSVYETPIGYKYIGDRMLQAQVMIGGEESGGIGYGTHIPERDALLSALYVLEAVVQSGEELGTIYRRLQQKTDFTAHYDRIDLPLANMEVRAKLLARLQHETPKEVAGMPVIDCLDVDGYKFRMDDNTWLLIRFSGTEPVLRLYCQATTMPEVHKVLEWAKDWANS; via the coding sequence ATGTCTTTTACTGTTAATCCCATCAAGTTTGGTACAGATGGTTGGCGTGGAGTGATTGCGGCTGACTTTACCTTTGAACGCGTTGCCATGCTAGCACCTCTGGCAGCTCAAGTTTTGGCAGATAACTACGGAGATATCGCTAATAATCGGACTGTGATTGTGGGTTACGATCGCCGTTTTATGGCAGAAGATTTTGCTAAATTAACTGCAACAGTAATTCAAGAAGCGGGATTTGATGTTTTGTTATCAGAGTGTTTTGCCCCCACTCCTGCTTTTAGTTGGGCAGCGAAAGCTCATCATGCCTTGGGTGCGATTGTTTTGACAGCATCCCATAACCCTGCCTCATATTTAGGATTAAAAGTTAAGAGTGCTTTTGGTGGCTCTGTTCCGCCAGAAATTACCGAACAGATCGAAGCAAAACTGGGTCAATCTTTGCCGACCGCCGATCGGCCAGGTAAGCTAGAAATGTTTGACCCCTGGGCAAGTTATTGTCAGGGGTTGCAGCAAAAAGTTGATATTGCAGCGATTAAAAATGCCATTCTTGCCGAGCGACTCAAAGTCTACGTAGATGTCATGCACGGTGCAGCAGCTACGGGGTTAGAACGACTGTTAGGGTGTCCTGTAGAAGAAATCAACAGCGATCGCGATCCTTTATTTGGTGGTGGCGCACCCGAACCCCTCCCGAAATATCTGCCTGATTTTTTCCAGGCGCTCAAAGCAGGAGAGCAAGATTATCCTAATAGTCTGCGGGTGGGATTAGTATTTGATGGAGATAGCGATCGCATTGCTGGGGCTGATGCAGCAGGGAATTTCTTAAGTTCGCAAGTATTAATTCCTATTTTGATTGAGCATCTAGCAGAACGCAAAGGCTTTACAGGGGAGATCGTCAAAACCGTCAGTGGTTCAGATTTAATTCCTCGTTTAGCTAAATCCTATGGGCGATCGGTGTATGAAACGCCAATAGGCTATAAATATATTGGCGATCGAATGCTTCAGGCCCAAGTCATGATCGGCGGGGAGGAATCAGGTGGTATTGGTTACGGTACCCATATACCCGAACGTGATGCCCTGTTATCCGCTTTATACGTCCTCGAAGCGGTAGTTCAGTCGGGAGAAGAGTTAGGCACAATCTACAGACGATTACAGCAAAAAACCGATTTTACCGCACACTACGATCGCATCGATCTCCCCCTAGCTAATATGGAAGTCCGCGCTAAGTTATTGGCACGTTTGCAACACGAGACTCCCAAAGAAGTAGCAGGAATGCCCGTAATCGACTGTCTTGATGTTGATGGTTACAAGTTTAGAATGGATGACAATACTTGGTTGCTAATTCGCTTTAGTGGTACTGAACCTGTATTGCGTCTTTATTGTCAAGCTACCACGATGCCAGAGGTACACAAGGTTCTTGAATGGGCAAAAGATTGGGCAAATTCATAG
- a CDS encoding SAM-dependent chlorinase/fluorinase: MFINLIADYGIGDPAFAEVSQRLNHLLPSAQIYCLSVPPFSTLATGFWIAQLGLNPGAPERLIFHNCAPRQDNSEARPNNEGEGLTYVKLHNGVEIVGVLAGYTLSFIKSEALEIKTIEVSRGGSQFRSRDVFPQAAAAIAGKDYSLLGDEILPSQIPDLPTDRVAWTDGYGNIKTTIPASSVNLPLSSKVTVRVGDVVSDAVYSDGSFRVPEGTLAFAPGSSGWQKKDGQKVTWIELFLRGGNAWERFGKPKINQTVSYTKLDSL; this comes from the coding sequence ATGTTTATCAATCTCATTGCCGATTACGGTATTGGAGACCCTGCATTCGCTGAAGTTAGCCAACGTCTAAATCATTTGCTGCCGTCTGCTCAAATCTATTGTTTAAGCGTTCCTCCTTTTAGTACCTTGGCAACGGGATTTTGGATTGCTCAACTCGGTTTAAACCCAGGTGCGCCCGAACGTTTAATCTTTCATAACTGCGCTCCTCGACAAGATAACTCCGAAGCTCGACCTAACAATGAAGGAGAGGGATTGACTTACGTTAAACTTCATAATGGGGTTGAGATAGTTGGTGTTTTGGCTGGCTATACTCTCTCATTTATCAAGTCAGAAGCCTTAGAGATCAAAACGATTGAAGTATCTAGAGGTGGTTCTCAGTTCCGCTCTCGCGATGTTTTTCCTCAAGCAGCAGCAGCGATCGCAGGTAAGGACTATAGTTTGTTGGGAGATGAAATCTTACCTTCGCAAATTCCCGACTTGCCTACAGATCGCGTAGCTTGGACTGATGGTTATGGCAATATTAAAACCACCATACCAGCAAGCAGTGTCAATCTACCTCTATCGAGTAAGGTTACAGTTCGCGTGGGTGATGTAGTCAGCGATGCTGTTTATTCTGATGGTAGCTTTCGAGTACCAGAGGGAACTTTAGCTTTTGCTCCTGGTAGTTCTGGCTGGCAAAAGAAAGACGGTCAAAAAGTAACTTGGATAGAACTGTTTTTACGTGGTGGTAATGCCTGGGAGCGTTTCGGAAAACCTAAGATAAATCAGACTGTATCCTACACGAAATTAGATTCACTTTGA
- a CDS encoding heavy metal translocating P-type ATPase yields the protein MVKSLLPPLDRQQANISEPETKTVALDVGGMKCAGCVKAVERQLEQNLGVVSACVNLITEVAVVKYQAENIAPETLAEKLTKTGFPSKLRASDRSIYQIAQSNQAKRRQQEQKWTQQLITATVLLVFSSIGHLHHLGLPTIPLLSNIWIHFGLATLALLIPGRSLIIDGGRSLTQGMPNMNTLVGLGTVSTYLASCFALFIPSLGWECFFDEPVMLLGFILLGRTLEGKARNRASAALEKLVMLQPPIARLIGKQENSETIEIPVEQVKPGEWLRVLPGEKIPVDGTVIAGETTVDESMLTGESVAVVKTSSDLVRAGTINQSGVITVEITGIGQDTALAKIINLVETAQTRKAPVQQLADTIAGYFAYGVIAIATLTFLFWYLIGTNIWDSVLMSSTQSMDMPMGEMMAITSPLLLSLKLAIAVLVIACPCALGLATPTAILVGTSIGAESGILIKGGDVLERVQQLNTVVFDKTGTLTIGQPQVTECIPLTEVTAQQLLQIAASIESGSNHPLAKAIITAAQLEDLTLLETTDFVTVIGQGMSAIVAGEQAYLGNQEWLLNNGIEINQQQEFKVQSLAKSGKTVIYLAKAGILQGLIAIEDSLRPDAVATVKQLQSLNLDTVLLTGDRPEVAQAIAQKLQITQVFSEVKPEDKARVIQSLQQDRIVAMIGDGINDAPALAQADVGISLQGGTDVAISTADIVLMQNRLQDVIKSIEISRATVQKIKQNLAWALAYNVLTIPIAAGVLLPKYGVLLSPVWAAAAMASSSLIVVTNSLLLKTDIR from the coding sequence ATGGTTAAGTCTCTTCTACCTCCTTTAGATCGCCAACAGGCAAATATATCTGAGCCTGAAACTAAAACAGTTGCCCTAGATGTGGGGGGGATGAAATGTGCAGGGTGTGTCAAAGCAGTGGAGAGACAGCTTGAGCAAAATTTGGGAGTGGTATCTGCCTGTGTGAACCTAATTACCGAAGTGGCGGTGGTGAAATATCAGGCTGAAAATATTGCCCCAGAAACCTTAGCGGAGAAATTAACTAAAACAGGTTTTCCCAGTAAGTTACGAGCAAGCGATCGCAGTATTTATCAAATCGCTCAATCAAATCAAGCTAAACGAAGGCAGCAAGAGCAAAAGTGGACGCAGCAATTAATTACCGCCACGGTGTTGTTGGTCTTTTCGAGTATTGGTCATCTACATCACTTGGGGTTGCCTACTATACCCCTACTGAGCAATATTTGGATTCACTTTGGTTTGGCGACATTAGCTTTATTAATTCCAGGGCGATCGCTAATAATTGATGGTGGGCGCAGTCTTACTCAAGGAATGCCCAATATGAATACTCTGGTGGGGTTAGGCACGGTTAGCACTTATTTAGCTAGCTGTTTTGCCCTGTTTATACCTAGTTTGGGTTGGGAATGCTTTTTTGATGAGCCAGTCATGTTACTGGGCTTTATTTTGCTGGGGCGTACTTTGGAAGGAAAAGCCCGTAATCGAGCCTCTGCTGCCTTAGAAAAGCTGGTGATGCTACAGCCACCGATTGCTCGTCTGATCGGTAAGCAGGAAAATTCGGAAACGATTGAAATTCCTGTAGAGCAAGTTAAGCCTGGGGAATGGTTGCGAGTATTGCCAGGGGAGAAAATACCTGTAGACGGCACTGTGATTGCAGGAGAAACTACTGTAGATGAATCAATGCTCACGGGGGAATCGGTAGCAGTGGTTAAAACTAGCTCGGATCTGGTGCGGGCAGGTACGATTAATCAGTCTGGAGTAATTACGGTCGAAATAACTGGTATTGGTCAAGATACCGCTTTGGCGAAGATTATTAATTTAGTAGAAACTGCTCAAACGCGCAAAGCACCAGTGCAACAGTTAGCAGATACGATCGCTGGCTATTTTGCCTATGGGGTAATAGCGATCGCTACCCTCACTTTTCTATTTTGGTATTTGATCGGCACAAATATTTGGGATTCAGTCTTAATGAGTTCCACCCAGTCAATGGATATGCCGATGGGGGAAATGATGGCGATTACTTCTCCTCTGTTGCTCAGTTTAAAATTGGCGATCGCTGTTTTGGTCATTGCCTGTCCTTGCGCTTTAGGTTTAGCTACGCCGACGGCTATTTTAGTGGGAACCAGCATCGGTGCGGAATCGGGCATTCTCATTAAAGGTGGTGATGTTTTAGAAAGAGTGCAGCAGCTAAATACTGTGGTGTTTGACAAGACTGGTACTTTAACTATCGGTCAGCCCCAAGTTACTGAATGCATCCCTTTAACTGAGGTTACTGCTCAACAACTACTTCAGATCGCCGCCTCCATTGAAAGTGGTAGCAATCATCCCCTAGCTAAAGCCATTATTACCGCAGCCCAGCTAGAAGATTTAACTTTACTGGAGACTACTGATTTTGTCACAGTTATTGGACAAGGAATGTCGGCGATAGTTGCTGGGGAACAAGCATATTTAGGTAATCAGGAATGGTTACTAAACAACGGGATTGAAATCAATCAACAGCAGGAGTTCAAGGTTCAATCTTTAGCAAAATCGGGCAAAACGGTGATTTATCTGGCAAAAGCAGGTATTTTACAAGGTTTAATCGCCATTGAAGATAGTTTACGTCCTGATGCAGTCGCAACCGTTAAACAATTACAGTCCTTGAACTTAGATACAGTATTGCTCACAGGCGATCGCCCTGAAGTCGCCCAGGCGATCGCCCAAAAACTCCAGATTACCCAAGTTTTCTCCGAAGTCAAACCAGAAGATAAAGCGCGGGTAATTCAGTCTCTTCAGCAAGATCGAATAGTAGCCATGATTGGCGATGGCATTAATGATGCTCCAGCTTTGGCACAGGCAGATGTTGGTATATCTCTTCAGGGTGGAACAGATGTGGCGATCTCTACGGCGGATATTGTCCTGATGCAAAATCGACTGCAAGACGTAATTAAATCGATTGAGATCAGTCGCGCCACGGTGCAGAAAATCAAGCAAAACTTAGCTTGGGCTTTAGCCTACAATGTCTTGACGATTCCGATTGCAGCAGGGGTTTTATTACCTAAATATGGTGTGCTTTTATCACCAGTATGGGCAGCAGCAGCAATGGCATCCAGCTCTTTAATTGTCGTAACTAATTCTCTATTGTTGAAAACGGACATTAGATGA
- a CDS encoding HAD-IC family P-type ATPase, whose amino-acid sequence MVSWCKGIAPTAYYSLKNAIAQKLQITQVFSEVKPEDKARVIQSLQQDRIVAMVGDGINDAPALAQADVGISLQGGTDVAIATADIVLMQNRLQDVIKSIEISRATVQKIKQNLAWALAYNVLTIPLAAGVLLPKYGVLLSPVWAAAMASSSLIVVTNSLLLKQTRNKKQ is encoded by the coding sequence ATAGTTTCATGGTGCAAAGGCATCGCACCAACTGCGTACTATTCTCTCAAAAATGCGATCGCCCAAAAACTCCAGATTACCCAAGTTTTCTCCGAAGTCAAACCAGAAGATAAAGCGCGGGTAATTCAGTCTCTTCAGCAAGATCGAATAGTAGCCATGGTTGGGGATGGCATTAATGATGCTCCAGCCTTAGCACAGGCAGATGTAGGCATATCTCTTCAGGGTGGAACAGATGTGGCGATCGCTACGGCGGATATTGTCCTGATGCAAAATCGACTGCAAGACGTAATTAAATCGATTGAGATAAGTCGCGCCACGGTGCAGAAAATCAAGCAAAACTTAGCTTGGGCTTTAGCCTACAATGTCTTGACGATTCCACTGGCAGCAGGGGTTTTATTACCTAAATACGGCGTGCTTTTATCACCCGTATGGGCAGCAGCAATGGCATCCAGCTCTTTAATTGTCGTGACTAATTCTCTGTTGTTGAAGCAAACGCGAAACAAAAAGCAGTAA
- a CDS encoding phage holin family protein, protein MNIIAILVSLVVTTISLLIISKLPLGIEIDNLQKGIIAALVFGILNAVLHPILTAFGLLSVLTFGLASLVANIIIFGLAALLVEGFRLRSKIWSPIIGTFALSVINSIIFKILENVGVIAPTP, encoded by the coding sequence ATGAATATTATCGCTATTCTCGTTTCCCTGGTAGTAACTACTATTAGTTTGCTAATTATTTCTAAACTCCCACTAGGAATTGAGATTGACAATCTGCAAAAAGGTATAATTGCAGCCCTAGTTTTTGGCATTCTTAATGCAGTTCTACATCCTATTCTCACAGCCTTTGGTTTACTTAGCGTGTTGACTTTTGGCTTGGCTTCTCTAGTAGCAAATATAATTATCTTTGGACTAGCGGCATTATTAGTTGAAGGTTTTAGATTGCGTTCTAAAATCTGGAGTCCGATTATTGGGACATTTGCTTTAAGTGTCATCAACTCAATCATTTTTAAAATTCTTGAGAATGTGGGAGTTATCGCACCAACACCTTAG
- a CDS encoding photosystem II manganese-stabilizing polypeptide codes for MRNRSIIACFLALCLGVLTACSNSSDVSRNELTYDDIVNTGIANTCLELPDSSRGTIAIESGKKYAIRDLCIEPREYFVKEEPVSKRQKAEYIQGKLLTRYTSSLDQIQGAIDTNSDGTLTFTEIDGIDFQPATVLLPGGKEVPFMFTIKQFQGTTTASADSINTSTDFKGEFDVPSYRGQVFLDPKGRSLASGYDNAVALPGLADDQRFSNANVKEFVSRKGKMSLNVTKIDGDTGEIAGVFESEQPSATDLGAEEPEEVKVRGIFYGRVVSNA; via the coding sequence ATGAGAAACCGTTCAATTATTGCTTGTTTCCTAGCATTATGTTTAGGAGTACTAACAGCCTGTAGTAATTCTAGTGATGTCAGTAGAAATGAGCTGACCTATGACGATATTGTCAATACTGGAATTGCCAACACTTGCCTAGAGTTGCCTGATAGTAGCCGTGGCACTATTGCTATAGAATCAGGTAAAAAATATGCTATTCGCGATTTGTGTATAGAACCTAGAGAATATTTCGTTAAAGAAGAACCCGTTAGCAAACGTCAAAAAGCTGAATACATCCAAGGTAAATTATTGACTAGGTATACTTCTAGTCTCGACCAGATCCAAGGAGCTATTGACACTAATTCTGATGGAACTTTAACCTTTACTGAAATTGATGGGATTGATTTCCAGCCTGCTACCGTTTTGTTACCTGGTGGAAAAGAAGTTCCCTTCATGTTTACAATCAAGCAATTCCAAGGAACTACTACAGCCAGTGCAGACAGTATTAATACCTCAACTGACTTTAAAGGTGAATTTGATGTCCCCTCCTATCGTGGACAAGTATTCCTCGATCCTAAAGGGCGTAGCCTTGCTAGTGGTTATGATAATGCTGTAGCTTTGCCTGGATTAGCTGATGATCAACGATTCTCTAACGCTAATGTTAAAGAGTTTGTTTCTCGTAAAGGCAAAATGTCTCTTAATGTCACTAAAATTGATGGTGACACAGGAGAAATTGCTGGAGTATTTGAAAGCGAGCAGCCTTCGGCGACTGACTTAGGTGCAGAAGAACCAGAAGAAGTTAAAGTTCGCGGTATTTTCTATGGCAGAGTTGTCTCTAACGCCTAA
- a CDS encoding ATP-binding protein, whose translation MLEIAKEDIISRLQFDNPWWETGSKEKIIYEDVPRRKYFETFSQNILETSVRRAIVLMGPRRVGKTVMVYHTIRLLLDSGISAENILYLSLETPIYTGLSLERILSYFQKLFNHNRNSKLFVFFDEIQYLREWEIHLKSLVDSFPSYRFVATGSAAAALRLKSTESGAGRFSDYVLPPLTFAEYLMFIGKEDKLIETTINDAEDFGYLSEKHEFVSPNIDQLNEEFINYLNFGGYPEAVFSETIRQNPSQYIKSDIIDKVLLRDLPSLYGISDIQELNRLFTTLAYNSGNEVSLEGLSKSSGVAKNTIKRYLEYLEAAFLMRRVERIDQNIKRFKRAVCFKVYLTNPSMRAALFGQLETNSKAMGAMTETAIFSQWQHSKMIELYYARWKTGEIDIVHLDAAHQVPSWIVEVKWSDRPHSSPSELDNCIEFVKKNPAVSQPILITSKTISDHDFLYQDVRFEFMPASLYAYALGTNTFLNIDANDKETRISSLPPE comes from the coding sequence ATGCTTGAAATCGCCAAGGAAGACATCATCTCCCGCCTTCAATTTGATAATCCTTGGTGGGAAACAGGCAGTAAAGAAAAAATAATCTACGAAGATGTACCACGACGCAAATACTTTGAGACTTTCTCTCAAAACATTTTGGAGACAAGTGTGCGTCGGGCGATCGTTTTAATGGGTCCTAGACGGGTTGGCAAAACTGTAATGGTTTATCACACCATCCGTCTACTTCTGGATTCCGGTATTAGCGCAGAAAATATTTTATATCTCTCTCTTGAAACTCCAATTTACACTGGGCTGTCATTAGAGCGAATACTTAGTTACTTTCAAAAATTATTCAATCACAATCGCAACTCAAAGCTATTTGTCTTTTTTGATGAAATCCAATATTTGCGCGAGTGGGAAATTCATCTGAAATCTCTGGTTGACTCATTTCCCAGTTATCGATTTGTTGCCACTGGTTCTGCGGCTGCGGCGTTAAGACTAAAAAGCACTGAGTCCGGTGCTGGTCGATTCAGCGATTATGTCTTGCCACCCCTAACCTTTGCTGAGTATTTAATGTTTATCGGCAAAGAAGATAAATTAATAGAGACAACTATTAATGACGCTGAGGATTTTGGCTATCTATCTGAAAAGCATGAGTTTGTATCTCCAAATATCGATCAATTAAATGAGGAGTTTATTAATTACTTAAACTTTGGTGGATATCCAGAAGCTGTTTTTTCTGAGACAATTCGACAGAATCCTAGCCAATATATTAAAAGCGACATCATTGATAAAGTTTTACTAAGAGATTTGCCAAGCCTTTATGGGATTAGTGATATTCAAGAACTGAATAGACTTTTCACAACCCTAGCGTATAATTCGGGCAACGAAGTAAGTTTAGAAGGATTATCCAAATCCTCTGGTGTGGCTAAAAATACGATCAAACGTTACCTTGAGTATCTTGAGGCAGCATTCTTGATGCGCCGTGTAGAGAGAATTGATCAAAATATCAAGAGGTTTAAGAGAGCTGTATGCTTTAAAGTTTATTTGACTAACCCATCAATGCGAGCTGCGCTATTTGGACAGCTTGAAACAAACTCCAAGGCGATGGGAGCAATGACTGAAACCGCTATCTTTAGTCAATGGCAACACAGTAAAATGATTGAGCTTTACTACGCACGCTGGAAAACAGGCGAGATTGACATTGTTCATTTAGATGCTGCCCATCAAGTGCCTTCTTGGATTGTTGAAGTTAAGTGGAGCGATCGCCCCCATAGTTCACCCTCTGAACTGGACAACTGCATAGAATTTGTGAAAAAGAATCCAGCAGTCTCTCAACCGATTTTGATAACTAGTAAGACTATCAGCGATCATGATTTTTTATACCAGGATGTTCGGTTTGAGTTTATGCCTGCTAGCTTATATGCTTATGCTCTTGGTACTAACACATTTCTAAATATTGATGCCAACGACAAAGAGACGCGTATCAGCTCACTACCACCTGAGTAA
- a CDS encoding sugar kinase produces MTYRGLFVGLTTLDFIYLSDRPLQANQKVVAQDYLTVAGGPATNAAVAFNYFGNQAQLLSVLGKHPLTELIKSDLSQQGVATIDLIPDKSDTPPVSSIVVTAATGERAIISLNAIKSQANSEIVTPDLLANIDLVLLDGHQLEVSLKVAAIAKSKQIPVILDGGSWKPRLEELLSWVDYAICSANFYPTQCQQTEDVFDFLQDSGIQYIAITQGEQAIRYRERGNNSAISVPTIKPVDTLGAGDIFHGAFCHYILQEDFPTALKLAANIASRSCLSFGTRSWLGQ; encoded by the coding sequence ATGACATATCGAGGGTTATTTGTTGGTTTAACCACCTTAGATTTTATTTACTTAAGCGATCGCCCTCTACAAGCAAACCAAAAAGTAGTAGCGCAGGACTATCTCACTGTAGCAGGAGGCCCAGCAACCAATGCTGCCGTTGCTTTTAACTATTTTGGTAATCAAGCTCAATTACTGTCTGTGCTAGGTAAACATCCTCTAACGGAATTAATCAAAAGCGACCTCTCGCAACAGGGTGTTGCTACCATAGATCTGATTCCAGACAAGAGCGACACTCCTCCTGTTTCCTCAATCGTTGTCACCGCAGCTACGGGAGAGCGGGCAATTATTTCCCTCAATGCCATAAAATCTCAAGCTAACTCTGAAATAGTTACACCCGATCTGTTGGCTAATATCGATCTGGTTTTACTGGATGGACATCAACTAGAGGTGAGTTTGAAAGTGGCGGCGATCGCGAAAAGCAAGCAAATTCCCGTTATCCTTGATGGTGGTAGCTGGAAGCCAAGATTAGAAGAATTACTTTCCTGGGTAGACTACGCTATCTGTTCGGCTAACTTTTATCCGACTCAATGCCAGCAGACAGAAGATGTGTTTGATTTTTTACAAGATAGTGGCATTCAATATATCGCCATCACTCAAGGGGAGCAAGCCATTAGATATCGAGAGCGAGGAAACAATTCTGCTATCTCTGTCCCGACAATTAAACCTGTGGACACGTTAGGCGCAGGGGACATTTTTCATGGCGCATTTTGTCATTATATTCTGCAAGAGGATTTCCCTACTGCTTTGAAGTTAGCAGCAAATATCGCTAGTCGCTCTTGTCTATCCTTTGGTACTAGAAGCTGGCTTGGACAATAA
- a CDS encoding 4-(cytidine 5'-diphospho)-2-C-methyl-D-erythritol kinase: protein MQSYSLIAPAKINLYLEIIGDRPDGFHELVMIMQSVSLADRIDLQPSDTENIKIYCDHPQVPTDKTNLAYRAAQLMCDTFSQMYANYGGVSIRIEKNIPVAAGLAGGSGNAAAVLVGINLLWKLGLTQPELQDLAAELGSDIPFCVSGGTAIATGRGEQLDDLPPLKNMWVVLAKYDNLSVSTPWAYKTYRQQYSDTYVSDTAGVKSRTAKVSSGSLVKAISHHEHSEIGKLIHNDLEKIVLPAYPQVAELKAAFAAQDVLGTMMSGSGPTVFALCASEAQAIAVQQAVRTQIADPQLQFWVTKLNTQGIQIKA, encoded by the coding sequence ATGCAATCTTATTCTCTCATTGCGCCAGCGAAGATTAATCTGTACCTAGAAATAATTGGCGATCGCCCTGACGGTTTTCATGAGTTAGTCATGATTATGCAAAGTGTTAGCTTGGCAGATCGCATCGATCTTCAACCTAGTGATACCGAAAATATTAAAATCTACTGCGATCATCCTCAAGTTCCTACGGACAAGACAAACCTGGCATATCGTGCTGCTCAGTTGATGTGTGATACCTTTTCTCAGATGTATGCTAACTATGGTGGTGTCAGTATCAGAATTGAGAAAAATATTCCTGTAGCTGCGGGGTTGGCTGGCGGTTCGGGGAATGCAGCTGCGGTACTGGTAGGAATTAATCTACTGTGGAAATTAGGGTTAACTCAACCAGAATTACAGGATTTGGCTGCGGAGTTGGGTTCTGATATTCCTTTTTGTGTCTCTGGTGGGACAGCGATCGCTACAGGTAGAGGGGAGCAACTTGACGATCTCCCGCCTTTAAAGAATATGTGGGTGGTTTTGGCTAAATATGACAATCTTAGCGTCTCAACTCCTTGGGCATACAAAACTTATCGGCAACAATATAGCGATACTTATGTGTCCGATACAGCAGGAGTTAAATCTCGTACCGCCAAAGTAAGTTCTGGCTCTTTAGTTAAGGCAATATCCCATCACGAACATTCAGAAATTGGCAAATTAATCCATAATGATTTAGAAAAGATAGTTTTACCTGCCTATCCTCAAGTAGCAGAACTAAAGGCTGCTTTTGCTGCTCAAGATGTCTTAGGGACAATGATGTCGGGATCTGGCCCAACTGTGTTTGCTTTGTGTGCATCAGAAGCTCAGGCGATCGCGGTTCAACAAGCGGTGAGAACTCAAATAGCCGATCCGCAATTGCAATTCTGGGTCACCAAACTGAATACTCAAGGAATTCAAATTAAGGCATAG